ttttcaaaaaggaaaGAATGCGCGGCGTGTGAGCAACTGTCTCTTTATTAGAATACAggtgagataaaaataaatatttcgcaGCGTAGCGCATAATCACTAAGAAACTAATATTACGGGGTTGCATTGCCCACCACCGTTGTTCATCACAAAACGTGTTACGCCATTCTTCTGCTAAATTCGACGGTTTGTGAGAGTTTATAGAGGCTCAGTTGAGAGCGgcatcagaaaataaattaagtgtcAGAGAATTGTCCACGCGAGTAAATGCAACTCAGCTCTGCTCCTCCATTGGCATTGGCACGTCCTCAGTTTCGAGTGCTTTCGACACCTTTTCGTCACTCAAATCCTTCTCGGGCGAGGCCAACGGCGCCTCTTTTTCCACCAAAGGCATCTCTTGGTCTTCAGACACAGCCACAGGCTCTTCTTGCTTCTCAGCTTCCTCCACAGGTTCAGCTGGAGGCGTTTTATCAGACTCCTTTGCAATTTCCGGCTCTTCCGCAGCTTCCTTCGGAGGTTCGGCAGTCTCGGTTTCAACCTGTGGTTCTACAGGTTCAACCTCCAGCTTGGAGGGTTCCTCTTTCATCTCACCATCTTCTTCAGGTTCTTTGGCAGGTTCTTCCTCGTctaaaattcgaaaatgaAGCATATCTCAAgcagacaaaaaatcaaaccaacCTTTCTTGTCTTCGACGTGGTCGCCATTTTGCTCCTTGACGGCAGTCTCCGTGTCCAGCTTCTCCTCGACTTCCTCAATGCGCGGCTTCTTGGGCTCGGGGGCCTCGAGGCCGTTGTCCTCGGACAGACCGTTGGCCGTGACCTGCGGAGGATCGTTGCCGCTGACAACCAGAACGTTCTTCTCGACGGCTCGCATGAACTTGTCGATGCGGTTGTACTGCTCCCTCGGCGTCGTCAGCAGCTCGGACAGGCGCTGCAGGGTGAACGGACACCTGAGGAACAGACCCTCAAGGTCTTAAATGGATTTGGTGGGGGTAGGGCGATGCTTTGCTCTGACTGGTTGCCTGCTTTCCCCTCTCCTTTGATCAGCCAATAGGTCACAGCACAGCATTGACCCACTTTtcagttcaaataaaaaagagcgcttttatttaaaacgtgTACGATGCACGTGATAAGGacgaaaattaacaaaaaaaaaacgcacgTGTCGAAAGAGTCGAGTCGCTGCAGCAGTCGCGTGCGCATTCCAGTGGCGTCGAACGCGTCCGGCGAGTGGGAATCGGGGTTGAGAATGAAGTCGTCCAGCACGAGTGCCAGTTTGCGCTGGAAGAGCGGCTTGATGCTGGTCCACGGCAGCAGCGAGTCGCCCGTGCGAGCCACGGCGCGCAGGTACTCCTCCAGCTGATCGGGCAGCGGCGCATCCTGATCCTCGGGCAGCGCCTCCAGCGCCGTCAGCACCGTGTCACGCTCCATCCGTCCGTCAGAGTCCGTGTCCGAGTCTGTACGTACGCGAACCTGTTGACGACCGGCGCAGGCAGATACTAATGATACTAAAACAAAACATAAACACGCACGACCACGCCCCTCACAATGAACCGCAGCCGGTTTCTCTTTTCGGTTCAACGCGCCATCAGGCGGGCAGTCCGGAAGTAATATTGTATAAATTGTTGTAGTACcggtttaattttgtataaaattgaGACAAGAAATTTCTAGTTTTCAGtcttttctgctttttatgAATATGCAAACAGACTTATGAAtgtattaaatgaattaaagcCACATTTCGGACCGaaagagctaaaatatttagagtTAAGGGAAACTATTTCCTAAATTATACCGGTTTTTGAACGAAACTAAACCGGTTTATCTAGCTTTTGAGTGGGAAGTGAAGAAGCAAGTCAAATTGAAGCGTTCAAGTCAACTTATTTTTTAGTGAGTGCCCGCACCGCATTGGAGAAACATGTCCACGGAGAACGAACTGTCCTCGGTGCTGTCCAGGCGACAGGCCATCAACGACGCTCTGGAAGACGGAGTGGAGGTGAAGCCGCGGTTCCGCGCCGCCACATCGATCTACACCGAGTTCCACGAGTTTACGCGCAAGCAGATCAAGCAGTACGAGACCGAATTCAACAAGTAAGTTGTCCCGGACTGACCGGACACGAGCCAGGGGGTCGTGTTCGCGTTGCGACACCCCCGGACACCGAAAGGTGGACGCGGACGGGGAGTGTCTGGGTGGTTTTATTCAggattattgatttttcgcgCCTCGGCCACCCTTGACACACTTTGCGGGCGGCGGGGGTGGTTTTTTGGGGTGACAACCATCGATAAAATTTAGGCGCAATAGCGAGAACATGGGAGGAAGGTTTTAATTGTGTTGTAACCGTTTTAAAGGATTTGGTAGatagataaaaatgttttttttcttcggATAATGAGGGTTCTTTCGAAATTGTTGAGAAATATGCGGCTGATTGGGTTTCTAATTATTTCTAGATGTTTAATGCATTCAGTCAACCattagaaacaaattaattaaaaaatatttattgtttttggttTAATGATCGAGTTGTTTCGGTGAAAACAAAGAGAAATCGATGAATTATCGAGCCtctattgaatttaattatttttaatcgcgCTCTTCACTCGAACGTCGTTCAATTGATTGAGCTGTCAGGCGGCGATCGGTGCGAAACGACTTtctttgttgtaaaaaatgtattattccACTTTTGAGATAAatacaaggaaaaattgcgcaattaCAAGCTGTGGAATTCCCCGTAATTTTGTCATTACTCGCACGAACACGGAAATTTCGTTatcgatttatttaaagcacTCCTAATTTCCTGGAAATGTTTAAACGCGAGTCGTTTACTTCCtaaaagacaaatatttatgcGTCGGCTGAAATGAACCCTTTTGCTCGCGCCGCCGGCCTCTTTCgtgctaaaaaaaatatttttggactCTCCGTTATGGTTGGCGCGTTGGAGCGTGAACCATTATCTTTAAGCAGCCGGATGCCAGTTTAATTGGGCGTGCATTTGCATAACTGAACGAAAAATGTTCTTTTCGGACGCCAGTTGGAAATGGGGAAGTGCCGCCGCGACGCGAGGTTGAGATTGTTTCTCTTCCTCACGACGTgacatacaaaaaaataaattctcgtCCGTTCGAACGCACTTTCGATTTTAGCGGCGTGCATGTTAAAAAAACGGCGAAGAATGAACCGAATAAGGCGCGTCGAGGAAGAGACAGAGAGAAAgtgccgctcgctcgctcgcacactaaacttgttattattatttcaattccgGCGATTCCCAATCACGCCGAGCCAGCCATCCAGCGAAAGCGCTTCTGATTTTTCCGCTTCTGGAAATTGTACACCTGTTTCATGCTCAAATGCAAAAAcagagataattattatttttcaaggctGCGCGCTGAGTCAGGGCGCGCGCTgtgcggtgtgtgtgtgtgtgactcaCATGAAGTCACAGCTGATGGGCTGGTGTGGCAATAGAGTTGATTAATTGGTACAATAGCTTCTCCCCCTGACCCAAAACGCAGCCGCCTGACTgagtggaaatatttttattactttactGGCAGGAAATCAATGTTTTCCAAACGAAAAAACACAGAAACTTGTAGTTTGGCTGACAATATTTCCACTTTATTAACAACAAGTTTTTATCTTGAATATTAAAGACATAAAATTCaatgtaaacaaatttttacaagaacTTGTTAgctaaataaagtttttaatcgaatttaaaacaattatttgttattcttGTTAAAGCAGAGAACCTTTTTCCGATTTTGTTTAGTCTCAACGTTCAGCCAAAGAGTTGATTTGTCGTTTTATAATGGCAAAAACACatcaaaagttgatttaaactgttttaattGCGAATTGAAACACGTAAATCGAAGaaagcagcaagaattctcTACCAGTAAATTCCTCgtcgctgattggctgacaaaAACGCGCTAGCAGCTCCCGCGTGGTTGCCTAGCAACGTAGAAAAAGCTAGTGAATTGCGCGGGAGAATctgacatgcgcgttgtcAGCCAATCGGCGTTGAGGATCCTTCTAGCAGAGAATTCTTGCtgatttctcaaatttgagtGTTTTCATTTGGAATTAGACCATTTTGAATGTGTTTCTgccattataaattaatagaaagagttgatttattgattttgaaacgcAGAAATCCTTAAAAAGTCgatttaaaacttgaaaatgggaaaaagcagcaggaaTTCTTTGCTCAgagaatcctcgacgctgattggctgacgctgAACGCACGTCAACAGCtcccgcggttgcctagcaacatCTTCCATTTGTAGTGAATctgacatgcgcgttgtcagccaatcagcatcGAGGATTCTTCCAGCAGAGAATTCTTGTTGATTCCTCCGATTTGAAGtgttttttcatttggaatttaatcgtttaaatcaacttttaatgtgTTTCTGCGATTATAAATCGATAGACCAACTCTTTAGGTGCAATTAGAGACGACCAGGAATGTTTTAGAGAATTCTAGTCCTTTTCGGATTGCATTGAATTTACACTTTGCGAGAAAGACATTTTTACTTTACTGAATATTCTGAAAATTCtcaacatttcaaattaaatgaagtgtttAATTGGTTCTTTTGCAATTCTCACGGTGTCACTGCGCAATTGTCACATCCGCGTTGACAGTATTTGACCTCTAACTCGGCCTCTGAAGCCCATTTGAAACAATTGATTAACTGACAAAACTGTAGATCGCCATCCCTGAAAGACATGCTAACGTAAGAAGAGAAAGAAGTTAAACCGGAAAAAGAGAGACAGTGCGgtctttaatttgtttcacttTAGGTTTTGCATGGTGgcgagaggagagaaaaatgcgGGTCGACCTCTTTTTGTCGCGCACCCGAGGCCGTCGCATCGCATCTGCCGATtgttgaaaaaggaaaataaaccgCGACCGGTCCTTGAAAGACTCGTTTGCATTTAATATTCCTCTGCTCACGTTTCGCTcctaattttatgttttattcgTTTTGCAACCCTTGCAGCCGAAGAAAGCGACACGCACGTGACTCACGGCGACGCGTAATCAGGCCGACCGACAACTCGGCGTTTCCAAATCAAAGTTCGACGCTCCCTCCCAAACAATTGaaacgaaattaataaaatttgatacgCGTCGGcagcgttttaaaaaaaagccgATCGGGTGTTGCcttgagaaattatttcaagatcCTCAGGAATTTTGTTCAGAAAtgtcgaaatatttttattctcgaGAGCACGGAAGGTGAGAAGCGTCGAAGTGCTGGCCACTGAGGGAATGCGGCCTGGTTTATTTAAATCGACTCGTCCGCGCACGATAAGATAACAAGTTTTCACCGGCCTAAATCGCAAAATGCGAAGCTGCGCGTTGGTCAACATGTTTTGCTCGGAAATAGTGCAATCGAAGATCCCTATctccttcttttttatttaaaaccgtcTACTGTTGTTTCGAAATAAAACTTgtcgaataaaataataaattttgtaattcttCAAATGtcttaatatatttaaatttttattcgagtGACGAGGAAGTTTGGAGCGAAAACAGGAAGCGTGTGGTTGATACGTAATTCGAGTTGCTGATAGCCGAGTCTGGTGGGTTTTGCTTCCCTTTGGCTTTGGCTTTGGCTTTGGCGCGGGCACAGCTGCACCGCAGACGAACGCCAACAAAATCGTCATTGTTCCACGCATTTGcgtgtttattatttctgatGCCTGCTCAACACACGATCCAACCCtttttcaaaccatttttCGCTCGGGTGGGGACGCTCATTGCGTTTTTTTGCCGTCGTCTGCGGCCTGCCGACGGGAAAATCCGCAGGCGCtgctcaaattgatttttattcaattgtcTCTGCACTGCAAGCGGGTTTATTTTCAGCCTCGCAGTGTGGATAATTTATGCGGTGTGGCGACATTGGCAGAAGCCTATAATATCACATATCTCGTCTCGTCTCGCTTCTTTGAAGACCAATAACGtcaatagcaaaaaataaaaaataaatgacgaTGTATGGAAATTTCTAGAAGCAGGGAATCGCTCTTTtagtgctttaaattttaaatataacgcCATCGCCGTCAAAATATAGGCTTTTGagatgttaatttaaataataaaggaaTCCAAAGGGCTTTCCTATAAATAAAAGGCGACATtttagccatttttattttttcccccTAAAATACGGTCTTTAActaagtttctgagctcaccaatcgattcctgatggtcgaattagttaatatggatgttttttccctccaaaaagtccagcgcgacgtgcgaatttttttcccgccaaaactatatgaatgcgagaagtgcgcatgcgtccgagctggctggatctgacaaagaagtcattcgcacAGGCGGTCAagtcaaaccagctctcacacATGCGCACTtatcgcattcatattgttttggcgggaaaaaaagttcttaCGTCGCGCTGGAATTTTTGGAGGGAAAAAACATTTACTTTACCTAATTGGACCCTCAGGAagcgattggtgagctcagaaacttcgtcagagacgttcttttaatttaaatttgaagtttgagccatttcaaatattttgaaacccctaattttagactttttaaaattttgatgatttaacCTGATGCAAACAAGTTTTTTCTCTAGGTATGACGAGGGCGGTGACGGCTTTTTAGACCTGACCGAGCTGAAGCTGATGATGGAGCGGCTGGGCGCGCCGCAGACGCACCTCGGACTGAAGAGCATGATCGCCGAGGTGGACGAGGACAAAGACAACAAGATCAGCTTCCGCGAGTTCCTGCTCATCTTCCGCAAAGCGAGCGCCGGCGAACTCTCGGACGACTCGGGTCTCAGCCAGCTGGCCAGGCTCACCGAGATCTGCGTCCACGAAGTCGGCGTCGTCGGAGCAAAGTCTTTCTTCGAGGCCAAGGTTCGTTACAATATACATTTCgatagtaaaatttattcattttgcacTTTTCTTGCTAGATTCGAAAGGAGGTATTCGCACGCtgcttatttttccatttttagacTTTGTCACAAATTTCTCACAACAATTCAACCGAGCAACAATAAAAGAATGCAGGGAGGGACAGCGAGTGTCCGAGGaagctgtatttttttcttctgtcTCGTGTTttgcaggatttttttatttaaaaatcgacaGCGGAATTTTCGTtggccttttttaattaaatatcgtttttagtctaatagaaaataaattgatttcagaTTGAGGAGCAAAACAAGGGAAGCAAATTCGAGCAGGAGCTGCGGGAAGAGCAGGAAGGGCGGCGGCGCGAGGAGGAGGAGCGGGCACGGCGGAGACAGGCGTTCAAGCAGACGGCCTCCGTCTTCCAGTAGTCTGCCGCTCTCACCAATCAAATCCAAATCCTCGAAAAGCCAAAAAGTTGATGACGCGCGGGCGacgattttgttttgtttgtttttcggCATTCCGACAGCACGCATTTAAAATACGCATGATATTATAATTGTATCGGTGTGGCGCGAGCAGAGCACAAGTTTTCACTCTCCTCtcacaaaatagaaaataatgcCGCCGAGTCGTTGTCACATTATCTGCTTTGATTGTTACCAAGTGTCGCGTGTGTGCCCTCGCCGGGCAAGGCCTTTATGTAAATATAGATACGACCTTCCGATCCTCCTCTGGTCAGAGAACTGCGAAGAAAACCACATTGCCATTTcgtgaaattattgaataaaagagAATTAAAAGAGTATTATTTTATCCGTACTGTTCGTTTTATTCGCTCTCAATCTCTCCTCTACACAGTaaaacgcacgcacgcacgcaaaCACATACGCACCTCttgagtaaaatatatataaatcatCTATCTCGTAATTAGAATTCTGTAACtagtttttaatctttaagtCGTTAGCAACTCTTTCTCTAATTGCACGTGTGCTTCAACGTTGGATATTGATTACGCAGGGAAAATCTGATTTCCCCTCAAACAGTTTATATGTCGCTTTTGGGTTTCTACGATTAGGAATATATTTCGTAAGCGCCGACAAACGAAAATGCTTGCGAGCGTCAAAGACCAAATCAACTAAACAGAAAATGCACTCGGATCCGGATTTGTCGTGGACGAAAACAAACAATGGGTTGGTCAGACAGCTTCGGAAGCCCGTTAGCAACACGACGagccaattaaattatatactttttttgttaaataaatttcagtcgGTCAGTGGATTATTTAGTCAAGCATTGAGCACAATTATGCGTGTAGCGACAGGTAAATCGAATCAATCGAAAAAAAGTCGTGCCTCTTTGGCCTAAAACCCAATCAAATCAGTCCTAGCCCGCGCCCAGGGCTGCGTAGAGCAAAAACTAACTGTTTCCCCTGGATTAATTCGAGTCGAAAGCAAAACCAAGCGGCCCTGGGCCGGAACTGCTACCAAActagagaaaaaagaaatcgCATCATCATCCAACTCGTGGAAAATAAAGCACTATAGACTATCGGTGAACCGTGCGATTCGAGCGTAATCGGCAGTCTTTTGACTATCATTCGGGACGCGACAGACAGAGACAGGCTTTGCACTATTCGTCGACCCCGTTGAGACGATTTCGCCCCCAGAACGACTCGTTCCACGAAATCGGACCGGGATTGAAATTTCTTGAAGGACGAGCACACGTTTGTCTGAATGCAGGGTCGATTCGCTCTTTCAAAAATGGCGTCTGGATTTTGTTCCCGCCAAATCCGCCGTGTTCGGCTTTGCCAAAAAAGGCAACACcgttcaataataattttcgagTTAAATATCATCCCTGCTAATtcatttgacgtgctgaaaactgAAATCTCTATTGCAgacatattaaaaatcgatataATTGCGAATTAAAACACATGAATCGAAGAAATCGTCAAGAATTCTCTGCTAGATGAATCCTCgatgctgattggctgacaacgcGCAAGTCTAATTCTCCCGCGCAATTCACAACAAGTGAAAGCTGTTGACTTGCGTTTCGCGTCAACCAATCATCGTCGAGgatttttcaagcaaagaattcttgatgATATCTCAGATTTACGTGATTTCATTCGccattaaattagaattatttaaattttaatgtgtttctaCGAATAAAAATAGATAGAAGAACTCTTTAGCTACAAGAAGACACCAAACAATTGGTTTTCCGCTCATCTGCAGCAGAATGGTGAGCGATCAACCAAAGGCTAAACATTCTTGAACGAAGAAAAAACGTGTGGCGGCTTTTTCgacaaaaaaatttggttttcagccTTGAGCACGTCAAATTAATCTTCATCGCAGAGAAAAtagctgaaatttgtaaaataaacgtTGGCGCCATCAATTCGCGGCACAAAACACTAAGAATTTGGTCATTTGAAACAACCGAATTGCCGATTAAGAAATTTCCCGCCAAATTTCACCAGCGGCCCCATCGGAAACTGTTTATATCTGTTGCGGAACGAATTTCCCGCCAATTTCAGAGCGGACTCGATCCCTCTCATCTCTGGGGGCGCGTTATTTCGGGCACCCTCTGATTTTTCAGCGTAGACGACGAGCAGGCCGGGGTAACAAGACAAGGATCACAGTGGTCAGTGCTCGTAAAAGTCGGAGTTCATGTGCTTGTTCAGCAGGTAGACGACGGCCTCGTAGGTGGACATCATGATGGCCGTGTTGGGGATCTGGCGgacgagctgggtggcgaggCCGCGGTAGAGGCCGCGCACGCCTTCCTCGTGTCCGACCAGCGCGATCGTCTGCCAGAAGCTGCGGTACTTGCTGCCCTCCTCGCGCAGCCGCGTGCGCGCTACCTCGTGCGGGTACGCCACGCACGACGCCACCGTCTTGGACGTCGCGCCGGCCATCATGAACTCGATGAAGTCGCGCGACCCCTTGTCACCGTTCTTGTCGCCGCCATGCCTGCGCGCGATCAGGTGCGCCTTGATCGCCTCGTAGATCACAAAGTGCACCACCGTCTCCGAGATGCCAAAGTACGACGCTGTGATGCCCTTGTAGAAGCCTTTGATCCCCTGCAATCATGATTGGaatttcagtcaaatttttcttttaaaacatgtacatttaaaatagcagcaatttttcattttaattctcaaaacgcattttcccgccaaaagaaCTAATGCGCTTTCAGCTTAAGGGTTGGTCTATTGGCTTTTCATCGCAGAAATACAGAATAAATTGCTTTCAACCGATTAAATTGCGAAGGAAAACACGCGCAAATCGAAGAATTCTTCGTTCTGAAACGTTCTTGACGCTGGTTGGCTGCCGCAACACGCCCGTAAGCAGCTGAGCtggttgctaggcaaccgcgggaGCTGTTGACGTGCGATCTGCGtaagccaatcagcgtcgatcAAAGAATTATTGCTGGTTTCTctgattttcgtgtttttaaatcgataaatcaactctttttactaatttataaTCGCAGAAAcacattaaaagttgatttaaaacgatttaattccataaaaaacacattaaatCGGAGAAATCCGCAATTGCAtgaagaatcctcgacgctgattggctgacaacgcGCGCAAGTCAGATTCTCCCGCGCAATTCACTATAAgcgttgctaggcaaccgcggaAGCTGTTGACGTTCGTTCAgtgtcagccaatcagcgtccaggattttaaaaggaaagaattcttgttttttcgatttgcgtgttttaattcgcaattaaatcaacttttcatGTGTTACTGGGATTGTTTATTGATAGAACAACTCTTTGACTACGAGATGAGACCAATAACAATCGGATTTACAGCACGGTTATCTAAAAGAGGCGTTCGAGAAGCCTAAAA
The nucleotide sequence above comes from Cloeon dipterum chromosome X, ieCloDipt1.1, whole genome shotgun sequence. Encoded proteins:
- the LOC135945148 gene encoding serine/threonine-protein phosphatase 4 regulatory subunit 2-like gives rise to the protein MERDTVLTALEALPEDQDAPLPDQLEEYLRAVARTGDSLLPWTSIKPLFQRKLALVLDDFILNPDSHSPDAFDATGMRTRLLQRLDSFDTCPFTLQRLSELLTTPREQYNRIDKFMRAVEKNVLVVSGNDPPQVTANGLSEDNGLEAPEPKKPRIEEVEEKLDTETAVKEQNGDHVEDKKDEEEPAKEPEEDGEMKEEPSKLEVEPVEPQVETETAEPPKEAAEEPEIAKESDKTPPAEPVEEAEKQEEPVAVSEDQEMPLVEKEAPLASPEKDLSDEKVSKALETEDVPMPMEEQS
- the Swip-1 gene encoding EF-hand domain-containing protein D2 homolog isoform X1, translating into MSTENELSSVLSRRQAINDALEDGVEVKPRFRAATSIYTEFHEFTRKQIKQYETEFNKYDEGGDGFLDLTELKLMMERLGAPQTHLGLKSMIAEVDEDKDNKISFREFLLIFRKASAGELSDDSGLSQLARLTEICVHEVGVVGAKSFFEAKIRKEIEEQNKGSKFEQELREEQEGRRREEEERARRRQAFKQTASVFQ
- the Swip-1 gene encoding EF-hand domain-containing protein D2 homolog isoform X2; the protein is MSTENELSSVLSRRQAINDALEDGVEVKPRFRAATSIYTEFHEFTRKQIKQYETEFNKYDEGGDGFLDLTELKLMMERLGAPQTHLGLKSMIAEVDEDKDNKISFREFLLIFRKASAGELSDDSGLSQLARLTEICVHEVGVVGAKSFFEAKIEEQNKGSKFEQELREEQEGRRREEEERARRRQAFKQTASVFQ